The Myxococcota bacterium genome contains the following window.
GCTGCCCGCCAACCCCGAGGCGCCGCCGATCCCGATCACGTTCTGGCAGGAGATGCGCACCAACGCGCGCGCGCGGCTCGTGCCGATCCAGAAGAAGATCGAGTCACAGGGCGTGCGCTGCGAGATCGAGGTGGTCGAGGACATTCCCGGCTTCGCGATCGCGGCGGCCGCGGAGCGCGCGCATGCCGACCTGATCGTGATGGGCAGCCGCGGTCTCACGGGGCTGAAGCACGTGCTGCTGGGGTCGGTCGCGGAGCGCACGGTGCGCGCCGCTCACTGCCCGGTCCTGACCGTGAAGACCGCCGACGTGCGACTGCGCACGATCCTGGTGCCCATGGACTTCTCGCCCGCGGCGCAGCAGGCGCTCGAGCTGGCCAAGTCGCTGGCCAAGACCGCGGGGCCGGCGCACCTGGTGCTGGTGCACGCCTACTACGTGCCGGTGGAGCTCGAGCAGTATCTCGTCTCGCACGGCGACCCGTTCTTCGAGCGCCTCGCCAAGGGAGTCACCAAGGACCTGGAGGCGATCCTGACCGGGCTCTCCGACGCCGGCATCTCGGCCGAGTACGCGGCGCGCCCAGGAGTGCCCGAGACCGTGATCCTCGAGGTGGCCCGGGAGAAGAAGGCCGACCTGATCGCGATGGGCACGCACGGCCGGCGCGGCTTGAAGCACCTGCTCCTGGGTAGCGTGGCCGAGCACGTGGTGCGCGGCGCCGAGATCCCGGTGCTGACGGTGCGCGAGCGCAGCGCGTAGCTCGCTGATCGCGCTCAGCCGAAGCGGCCGCGGATGTAGTCTTCGGTTGCGCGCACGCGCGGCTTCACGAAGATCTCGCCCGTCTCGCCGAACTCGACCAGTGACCCGAGATACATGAAGGCCGTGTAGTCCGAGGCGCGCGCGGCCTGCTGCATGTTGTGCGTCACGATCACGATCGTGTAGCGCTCCTTCAGCTCCTGCATCAGCTCCTCGATCTTCTGGGTCGCGATCGGGTCCAACGCGGAGCAGGGCTCGTCGAGCAGCACGACCTCGGGCTCGACGGCGATCGCGCGCGCGATGCACAGCCGCTGCTGCTGGCCGCCCGAGAGACCGAGCGCACTCTCGTGGAGGCGGTCCTTGACCTCCTCGAACAGGCCGGCGCGCACCAGGCTCTTCTCGACGATCTCATCCAGCGCCGAGCGCTGGCGCAGGCCGTGGATGCGCGAGCCGTAGGCCACGTTCTCGTAGATCGACTTCGGGAACGGGTTCGACTTCTGGAACACCATGCCGATGCGCCGGCGCAGCGCGAAGACGTCGACCTCGGGCGCGAAGATGTTCGCGCCGTGGAACAGGATCTCGCCCGAGATCCGCACGCCGTCGACCAGGTCGTTCATGCGGTTGATCGAGCGCAGGAGCGTCGACTTTCCGCAGCCCGACGGCCCGATCAGCGCGGTGATCTTGCGCTCGGGGACCTCGAGCTCGATGTCGTGCAGCGCCTGTGTCTCTCCGTACCAGAGTGACAGGCCGCGCACGCGCAAAGCCGCCTTCTCGAACTCGGGTAACCTGGCCAGGTCTGGACTCCGCGCCGGTTGCACGACTTACACTCCGCTCCCGGCGTACTTTCGACGCAAGTGATTGCGAACGAGGATCGCGGTCAGATTGGTGCACAGCACCACGAGGATCAGCAAGAGGGCCGTCGCGAACACCAGCGGCCGCACGGCCTCCACGTTGGGGCTCTGGAAGCCCACGTCGTAGATGTGGAAGCCCAGGTGCATGAACTTCCGCTCCAGATGAACGTAGGGAAACTCGCCGTCGAGCGGCAGGCTGGGCGCGAGCTTCACCATGCCCACGATCATGAGCGGCGCGACCTCGCCTGCGGCGCGCGCCATGGCCAGGATCAGCCCGGTGAGTGCGCCCGGTAGCGCGGCGGGCAGCACCACGCGCCAGAGTGTCTCGACCTTGGTCGCGCCGAGAGCCAGTGACCCCTCGCGCACGATGCGCGGCACGGCCGCGAGGCCTTCCTCGGTCGCGACCACCACCACCGGCAGGGTGAGGAGCGCGAGCGTGAGGCTCGCCCAGAGCACGCCGCCCGTGCCGAAGGTCGGGGTGGGCAGGCGGTTGGCGAAGAACAGCGCGTCGAGGAGGCCCCCCACGCCGTACACGAAGAAGCCCAGGCCGAACACGCCGAACACGATCGACGGCACGCCCGCCAGGCTGTTCACGGCGATGCGCACGCTGCGCACGAGCCAGCCCTCGCGCGCATACTCGCGCAGATAGAGCGCGGTCAGCACGCCCAGGGGAGACACTGCGACGCTGGTGAGCAACACGAGCAGCACCGTGCCGAAGATCGCCGGGAAGATGCCGCCCTCGGTGTTCGACTCGCGCGGCTCGGCGAACAGGAACTCGCCCAGGCGCGAGACGTAGAGCCGGAGCTCGCCCGAGAGCCCCAGCGCGTTGGCCTGCACGGCGCGCACCACGTGCGCGAGCGCGATCGGCTTCTCGCTGCCGTCGGCGGTGCGCATGACCAGCACGTCGCCCATCACTTCCGACTCACGTTTGGCGAGCTCGGCGGCCGAGACCTCGTAGCGGGCCCGGAGCTGGGACACGTCGCGCCCCTCGCGCGCGCCGGCCTCGATCGCGCGGTTCTGGCCGCGGATCTCGCGCCGCAGCGGCTCGAGCCGGGCCTCGATCTCGGCGCGCTTCTCGCCCAGCTTCTCGGGCAGCGCGGCGATCACCGCGGCGGTCCCGTCCACGAGCGCCGTGTCTCCGCGGCGGATCGCGACCGGGAAGCCGTAGAAGCGCCCCCACTCCTCGCGCTCGAGCACCAAGGCCTCGGCCGGCCGACTCTGCGCGCGGATCTCGGCCGGCGTCAGCCAGCGGAAGTCGGCGCCGCCGAGCTCGCGGTTGCCGAAGTGGACGCGCAGCTCGTCGCCCTGGTGCTCGACGATCTCGCCCAGCGCGCGCGTGCCGTCGGCGAGCTCGAACTCGGTGAGCGGCGACTGCCAGAAGTAGCCGAGCCCGTTCCAGGCCACGAGCACCACCAGCCCGGTCACCAGCAAAAGACTCACCGCCAGAGCGCCCGCCGACAGCCACAGCATGGCCGCCCCGAAACGGGCTCGCCGCGTGCTCCCGCCCGGGGCAGTCACTGCGTCCCCGAGTAGCGGCGCCGCAGGCGCTCGCGCACGACGTCGGCCAGGCCGTTGGCCGCGAAGGTCACCACGAACAGGAGCAGCGCCGACAGGAACAGCACGCGGTAGAGCGTGGCGCCCTGCGGCGCCTCCGGGATTTCGACCGCGATGTTCGCAGACAGCGAGCGGAAGCCGTTGAAGGGCGACAGGTCGATGAGCGGAGTGTTGCCCGTCGCCATCAGCACGATCATGGTCTCGCCGACGGCGCGGCCGAAGCCGATCATCACCGCGGCGAACAGCCCGGGGCTGGCCGCCGGCAGCACCACGCGCGCGATCGTCTGCCAGCGCGTCGCGCCCAGCGCGAGCGACGCGGCGGACAGCGTGCGCGGCACGTTGGAGAGTGACTCCTCGGCGATCGAGAACACGATCGGGATCACCGCGAAGGCCATCGCGACGCCGGCGACGATCGCGTTGCGCGGGTCGTAGGTCGCGCCAGTCACCGTGCGCAGCCAGGCCGAGAAGTCACCGCCGAAGAAGAGCCGCTCGAGCCCGGGCGAGGCGCGCAGGCACAGCCAGCCGCACGTCAGCAGCACGGCGGCCGAGAGGGCGACTTCGGTGCCCAGCGGCAGCCGGCGCGTGAGTCGCACCGGAAGCGCGGCGTACAGCGCGCCCGCCGCGAGCGCGGCCAGCGGCGCGCTGCAGACCGCGGCCAGGAAGCCCGGGAACACGTGCTCGAGCCGGGGCGCGAGCCACAGACCCGCGAGAAAGCCGAGCACCACGCTCGGCAGGGAAGCCATGATCTCGACCGCCGGCTTCACCACGCGCTGCAGCCGGGGGTCCATCACCTGCGACGTGTACAGCGCGCCCATCACGCCCAGCGGGATGGCGAAGAACAGCGCGTAGAACGTGCCCTTCAGCGTTCCGAACCACAGCGGAGTGAGTGACAGCTTGGGCTCGGCCTCCTCGGTCCCGCCGGTCGACTGCCACACGAACGCGGGCTCGGGGTAGTCCTCGTACCACACGCGCCCGAACAGGCTCGAGAGCGAGATCTCCGGATGCAGGCTCGTGACCGACAGCGCGCGCACTTCGTCCGCGCGCGCCAGGAACGCCCGGTCGCCGCGCGTCGAGAACGCGACCGCGCGCGCGTCCGGCGTGCCGGAGTCACCGCGCCACAGCACGCGCTCCGAGGTCGAGTGATACAGCCCGAGCTTGCCGTCGCTGCCCAAGGCCAGGAACGATCGGCCGCGGCCCGACGGCGCGAGCGCGCGAATCTCGCCGCCCTGGGAGCCGAAGTGGTGGGCGCGCACCAGCTCGGTGCGCGCGCGGCCCTCGCGCAGCCGGAACCAGACCGAGAGCGTCCCGTCCTGGTGACCGGCGACCAGGCTGCGGCCGCCGACCAGCAGTCCCAGCGCAGTGACCGGCACGCCGGCATCGGCCACGTCGGGACCGGAGAGCCCGTTCGCCCCGAGCTCCCAGGCGTAGAGGTGACTCGTGGCCGCGCCGTAGAGCATGCGCTGGTCCGGGTCGAGCGCCAGGAACGCGAGCGGCTGCGCCGCGCTGAGCGCGAAGCGCTCGCTCTTCTCCTCGCGCTCGCCGCTGAAGGCGTTCACCTTCACGCTCTTGCGCACGACCGCGAGCGTGCCGTCGTCGAGCGCAACCGCGCCGGTGACCTGCTCCGCCCCGGCGCGCGCGGCGAACGCCTGCACGCGGTCGCCCGGGACGTCGAGCGCCAGGTCCACGGGCGGGCCCGCGCTGGGAGTCACTCTGCGCCCGCCCTCGCCGTAGCGGACGTTCCACTCCAGGGGCTGCACGCGCAGGTGGCCATCTTCGCCCAGCGCGACGAACGCCGAGTCACCCGCGGGCGCGACCCTGCGCGCGGGCGCCGCCGCCGGCACGTCGAGCGACGTCTCTCCGCCGTCGAGCGAGTACACGCGCAGGTGGCCGTCGCCGCCCATCGCCGCGAGCTGGGACATGCGCGGCTCGACCACGAGCGCCCCCGCAGCGAGCTCCGGCGTCGCCAGCGCGCCCAGCGGCGAAACGCTGGCCGAGCGCAGCAGCGGCGCCGTCTCGAGCACGAGAAACACCAGGATCGCGATCAGGCTCGCGACCACCAGGATGCCCCCCGCACGCACGACGACGGCTGCGGCCCGATCGAGCCACAGCCGCCGGCGCGAAGTCACCCCTGGGGCCGGCGGAGGGGCCCGCGGCGGTGGCTCCGGATCGAGACGAAGCGCGGGCTCCATGGCTAGCGGAGCTTCGCGAGCTCCTGCTCCACGGTGGCGGCCTTGAGCGGCAAGTATCCTTCCTTCTTCACGTCTTCCTGTCCGTCGTGGGACAGCGCGAAGCGCATGAACTCGAGCGTGAGCGGATCGAGCGCCTTGCCGGGCGGGCGGTTCACGTACACGTAGAGGAAGCGCGCGAGCGGATACTTGCCCGCGTACACCTCTTCGGGCTCGGTCGTCGAGTACGGGCTGTTGGCGTCCTTGGCCAGCGAGAGTGTCTTCACGCCCGCGGTCTTGTAGCCGATGCCGCTGTAGCCCATGGCCTGCTTGTCCTCGGTGACTCCCTGCACGACCGCCGACGAGCCGGGCTGCTCCTTCACCGTGTCGCGGTAGTCGCCGCCGCACAGCGCCACTTCCTTGAAGTAGCCGTAGGTGCCCGAGGCCGAGTTGCGGCCGTAGAGCCGGATCGGCTGACTCGCGAGGCCGCCCTTCACGCCCAGATCACCCCAGTTCTCGATCGAGGCCGGGTTGCCGCAGCGGCGGGACTTCGAGAACACCGCGTCGACCTGGGCGAGCGTGGCCTTGTCGAGCGGGTTGTCCTTGTGCACGTAGACCGCGAGCGCGTCGATCGCGACACGGATCTGTGTCGGCGGGTAGCCGAACTTCTTCTCGAAGGCGTCGAGCTCGTCGGCCTTCATCTCGCGGCTCATGGGCGCGAGCTGCGCCGTGCCCGCGATCAGTGCCGGGGGCGCGGTCGAGGAGCCCTTGCCCTCGACCTGCACCTGCACGCTCGGGTACTCCTTGCGGAAGCCCTCCGCCCAGGTGCTCATCACGTTGTTGAGCGTGTCGGAGCCGATCGCAGACAGATTCCCCGCGATGCCGCTCACCTTCTGATAGGCGGCGATCTTCGCTTCTACCTGCGCCTCGGCGGCCTGCGCACCCTCCGCCCGGAGGACACACCAGCCGAGAGCGAACACGAGAGCCAGTCTTCCCCGCAGCATTCCAGCCTCGCTTTTCAGTGGGTTGGCGCAAGACTCGTGGCCGGCAGTGTCGCCGGAACGTCGCGTCCGTGACGTTTCCGTGACGAATCGTCTTCGCGGAATCGCACGCTCGGCGTCACTGAAATGACACGCGGGATCGGGGCGGCGAGGCTATTCTGCCCGCAGGCATGACCGGTAAGGCCGAAGCCACGATCGAGGGGCTGCGCGAGCTGGTGCTGCGCATGGGCGCTCTCGCCGAGGCGATCTTCGCCAAGGCGGTGCGCGTGGTCCACGAGCGCGACGCCCGGCTCGCCGCCGAGGTGCAGCGCGACGACCTGGAGCTCGACAAGCTCGACATCGAGATCGACGACGCGGTGCTGCGTGCGCTCGCGCTGCAGCAGCCGGTCGCCGAGGACCTGCGCCAGGTGATCGCGATCAAGACCATGGCCACCGACCTCGAGCGGGTCGGTGACATCTCGCGCAACATCGCGCGCAGCGGCGCGCGCCTGGCCGAGCGGCCGCGCACCGACCTGCCGATGCGGCTCGAGCCGCTCGAGCGCGAGGCGCGCGGGCAGCTGGCCGCGGCGCTCGACGCCTTCCAGGACCTGAACGTGGTGGGCGCGCAGGCCGTGCTCGACGGCGACGACCGGCTCGACCGGCTGCAGGACAACCTGGTGCGCGACCTGATCGAGCGCATCGAGCGCGACTCCACGACCTCGGCCCAGGCGGTCGACGTGATCTTCATCGCAGAGAGTCTCGAGCGCATCGGCGATCACGCCACCAACGTGGCCGAAGAGGTCATCCTGGTCGCGGAGGCACGCAACGTGAAGCACGCCGAGAAGCTGGCGAGATACGCACGGGAGCGATGAGATGAGCGCACGCGTGCTGGTGGTCGACGACGAGCCGGATCTCTTGGAGCTCGTGCGCGTGAACCTGGCCAGCTCGGGCTACGCGGTCGAGACCGCGGCCTCGGGCACCGACGCCCTGGCCGCGCTGCGCCGCGCGCCGCCCGACGTGATGGTCCTCGACCTCATGCTGCCCGACATCTCGGGCACCGAGCTGTGCGCGCGCGTGCGCGCCGACCAGCGGCTCACCGGGCTCCCGATCATCATGCTCACGGCCAAGTCCGAAGAGATCGACCGCGTGGTGGGGCTCGAGCTCGGCGCCGACGACTACGTGACCAAGCCCTTCAGCCCGCGCGAGCTCGCGCTGCGTGTGCGCGCCGTGCTGCGCCGCCGCGCGCCGGCGGGCGAGGACGCGCGCGTATTCGAGCACGGCGAGCTGCGCGTCGACCCCGACTCACACCGCGCGAGCGTCAGCGGGCGGGAGATCACGCTCACCGCCAAGGAGTTCCAGCTGCTGGTGGCCTTGATGGGCCGCCCCGGCCGGGTCATGACCCGCGAGCGGCTGCTCGACGAGGTCTGGGGCTCGGACATCACGGTCACCTCCCGGACCATCGACACCCACCTGAAGCGCCTGCGAGAAAAGTTGGGCGTGGCCGGAGATTTGATCGAGACTGTGCGCGGCGTCGGCTACCGTTTCGCGGAGTAGCCCCGCGGACGGAGGCATGCCGAAGATCCAGGTCAGGCTCGCAGCGGCGTTGGCCGGGCTGGCCATCGCCATCTCGCTCCTGTTCGGAGCGCTGGTCGAGCGCAGCCTGCGCGCGCGCGAGCTGGCGCGGGTCGAGCACGGGCTCGAGGCGTCGGCGCGGCTGGTCGACGAGCTGTGTCACGGTGCCGTGTTCGCGCCCGGCAGCGGTGCCGCCGAGCTGACGGCGCTGGCGGCCCGCGCCGCAGCGGCCGCGGGCGCGCGAGTCACGTTCATCGCCCCCGACGGCACCGTGGTGGCCGACTCCGAGCTGCGCGCCGACGAGCTGTCGAAGGTCGCCAACCACGCCGGGCGGCCCGAGATCGCCCAGGCGCTCACCGGCCAGCTCGGCGTCGCTTCGCGGCGCAGTGAGACGGTCGGCAAGCCCTATCTCTACCTGGCATTGCCGCGCGGCCCCGGCGAGCCGGGCGTGGTGCGCGTGGCCGCGGACCTGGCAGGCGTCGAGGCGGCGGTTGCCGCGATGCGGCGCTCACTCTTGATCGGCGGCCTGCTCGCGGTGAGCGCGGCACTCGTGCTGTCGTTCCTGCTGTCGCGCGCGCTGGTGGAGCCGCTGCGGGCGATCCACGCGGCGCTGGTGCAGATCTCGGGCGGCGACCTCGGCGCGCGCGTGCGCTGGCGCTCGCACGACGAGCTCGGCCAGGTCGCGCGCGCGATCGACCGCATGGCGGGCGATCTCGAGCAGTCACACGGCGAGATCTCGGCCGAGCGCGACCGGCTCGAGACGGTGCTGCGGGTCATGGTCGAGGGGGTGCTGGTGGTCGACCACGAGCTGCACATCCTGCTGGCCAACCCGCGCGTGCGCGAGCTGCTCGCGACTCGCGGCGAGCTCGAGGGCCGCCGGCCGCTCGAGGCGATCCGCTCGGCCGACGTGCACGACCTCCTGGTGGAGGCGCTGGCGAGCCGCGGCCCGGTGCGCCGCGAGCTGTCGCTCTCGGGCGGCGACCGGCGCGTGCTGGCGGTGCATTCGGCGAGCTTCTCGATCGCGGGCGCGAAGGGCGCCGTGGCCGTGTTTCACGACATGACCGAGGTGCGGCGGCTCGAGACCGTGCGCCGCGACTTCGTGGCCAACGCCTCGCACGAGATCAAGACGCCGCTCACGGCGATCCGTGGCTTCGCCGAAACGCTGCTCGGGCAGGCGCTTCCGCCGGAGGAGAGCCGGAAGTATCTCGGCATCATCCTGAGTCACTCCGAGCGCCTGTCGCGGCTGGTCGAGGACCTGCTCGAGCTGTCGCGCCTGGAGTCCGGTGCGACCAAGCTCGAGCCCGCGCCGCTCGACGTGGCGGCGCTCGCGACGCGGCTGTGCGAGGAGCTCGCGCCGCGCATCCGCGAGCGGGGCTTCGACGTGCGCGTGCACGGCGCCGGCGCACCGCGCGCCTTCGCCGACCGGCGCGCGGTCGAGCAGATCCTGCAGAACCTGCTCGACAACGCGCTCAAGTACGCCGACTCCGGCAAGCGCATCGACGTGCGAGTCACCTCCGAGGACGGCTCGGTGCGGGTCGACGTGGCCGACCGCGGCCCGGGCATCTCCGACGCCGATTCCGCGCGCATCTTCGAGCGCTTCTACCGCGTGGACCGCGGCCGCGCGCGCGAGCAGGGCGGAACGGGCCTGGGACTCGCGATCGTGAAACACCTGGCCCAGGCGAGCGGCGGCGAGGTGTGGGTGGAGAGCACGCCGGGCGAGGGCTCGACCTTCAGCTTCAGCCTGCCCGCCGCTGACCCGGCGGTTTGAAGCCGCTCTTCACTCGACCGTCACAGATACGCCACCGAACCTCACTGACCGCCTCGTAGCATCGACGCCCACAACCAACTGAGGGGGCTCTCCGATGCTGGGATCGAGGGGTTCGGTGCGCGCGCTGTTCTGCGCGGCCGTGCTGTCCATGGGAACGTTCTGGGCCGGCGCCGCGCGCGGCGACGACGCATCGGCGGTCGAGCAGATCGTCGCCGTGCTGCGCGAGAAGGGGCTGATCGATCAGGCCACGGGCGACGAGATACTCGCCAAGCAAGCGCAGAGCGAAGTCAAAGAGAACGCCAAGCCGACGCCGGCCGTGTCTCAGGCCCCGGGCCTGCTCGACGGCTTCATCTTCAGCGGCGACGTGCGGCTGCGCGACGAGCAGTACTGGTACAACCACGGGCTGCAGGGCACCGAGGCGAACGACAACAACCGCTTCCGCTACCGCGCGCGCTTCGGCTTCACCAAGCAGGTCAACGATTGGGCGCTGGTGGGCGTGCGGCTGGCATCGGCCAGCAACACCGGCGACGGCGTCAACCGCAGCACGAACCTGAGCGCGGGCGAGACCTCGGACTTCAGCTACGACCCGATCTTCTTCGATCGGCTGTACGCGCAGTTCACGTTGCCCGACCCGGGCATCGGACTCACCACCACCGTCACGGGCGGCAAGATGGCCAACCCGTTCATCTGGAAGAACGGGCTCGACAAGATGCTGTGGGACGACGACATCTCGCCCGAAGGCGTGCAGATCTCGTCGACCTGGGCCGTGAACGAGAAGGCGAAGCTGTGGGGGAACTTCGGCTACTACGTGGAGCTGCAGAACGCGAGTCAGGTCGACCCGCGCGTGTTCGCGTACCAGTTCGGCGGCTCTTACAAGCTGCCCGAGGCGTTCGAGATCGGCGCGCGCGCCAGCTACTACGACTGGCAGTTCCTGGGCAACGACTCGACCTCGGCCACTCATACCGGCTACTTCGACCGCGCCCGCGCGAAGGGCAACCTGCCCAACGGCTTCAATCCCGACATGCACATCATGGAGTCGAGCGGCTACGTGACCTGGGGCGGCGTGCAGGAGTGGCCAGTCACCTTCTGGGGCTCGTGGATGCAGAACCTGGCGGCCGACGGCGCGGTCGTGAGCGGCGTCCGGATCGGCGCGAACGACACGGCTTACGGCTACGGCGTCGAGGCCGGCGACATGAAGCGCTGGGTGCGCGTCGGCGTGGCCTGGCAGCACGTCGAGGCCAACGCGGTGCCCTCGCTCTACACCGACAGCGACATGTTCGACGGACTCACCAACCGCGAGGGCTGGGCGCTCTACGCGTCGCGTGAGATCTTCGCGAACACGGAGGTGCGGCTGTGGCTGTGGGACGAGTCGCCGATCAAGACCACGCAGAGCGGTGTCGGCGGCGGCCCGTTCAACATCTCGACCGCGACCGACTCACAAGCCAACCGCCTGCGGCTGCAGACCGACTTGATGCTCAAGTTCTAGGAGTGAGCGGCAGCCGGACGGTGAAGACGGTGCCTCGGCCGAGCTCGGAGCTGACCTCGATCTCGCCCCCGTGTCTCTCGACGATCTCGTAGCAGATCGAGAGGCCGAGGCCCGTCCCCTCACCCACCGGCTTGGTGGTGAAGAACGGATCGAACACCCGCGGCAGGTGCTCGCGCGCGATGCCCGCGCCCTCGTCGGCGACGTCGATGCGCGCGCGGTCACCCTCGCGGGCGGTGGTGATGCGGATCGTGCCGCCGCCCGCGCTCGCGTCCGCTGCGTTCAAGAGCAGGTTCAGGAACACCTGCTCGAGCTCGCGCGGCGCGCACTCCAAGGGCGGCAGCGGCCCCGACGCGCGTTCGAGCGCGATGCCGTCGCGCAGGCGCGGCCGGGCCATGCGCAGCGCGGAGTCGAGTATCAGCTCGAGCTCGGCGGTCTCGCGCGCGCCCTCGTCGGCGCGCGTGAAGCGGCCGATCTGCTGCACGATCGAGGTGATGCGCTCGATGCCCTCCAGTGACTCGTCGATCAGCTCGGCGCCGTCGGCGAACAGCCGGGTCTTCTCGTCGTCCTCGCCGCGCCCGATCAGGAGGTCGGCTGCGTTGCCCCAGTACTCGCGCAACAGCAGCATGTTCGAGCGCACGTACGCGGTCGGGTTGTTGACCTCGTGCGCCACGCCCGCGGCCAGCTGACCGACCGCGGCCATGCGGGCCGACAGCACGAGCCGGCGCTGCAGCGCCTCGATCTCGCGCATGTCTCGCACCACCACGGCCAGGCCCGTCTCGACCCCGCGCCGGTCGCGCAGAAGTCGAGCGCTCACCGACACGGGCACGCGCTGCTCGCCGGGTCCGTAGAGCCAGGCACGCGTCTCTTCGACCTCGACCGGCGGGCTGGCGAGCGCGAGGGACAGGATCTCGCCGATGCGCCGTGACTCGACCTGTTCGAGCGGCAGGCCGAGCATGCGCACGAGCCCCGCGTTGGCCGAGCGGATGCTGCCGTCGAGCCGCACCAGCGCCAGGCCCTCGCTCATGGTCTCGGTGATCTGCGCCGCGAACGTGCCGGGTGAGAGGATCGAGTAGCCGAAGCGCGAGAGACTCCAGGCGAACAAGACGCCCATGGCGGCATAGGACGTGGTCGCGACCTGCGGCACGGGATGGCCGAGCCAGGGCAGGAGGCCGTCCGAGGTACCGCCCACGAACAAGAGCTGTGCCGTACCCGCGCCGAGCCACAGCCCCTGGCGGCGCTCGCTGCCGAGCCGGCTCGCGCGGTAGGCGCGCGTGGCAATCACGAGCGCCCACACGAAGGCGCTCACGTTGAGCGCGAAGCTCGCGGGATACAGCCAGCCGAAGCGGTAGCCCCAGCCCCACGACATGCGCACGGCACCGGTGTGGATCCAGGGCGTGAGCAAGTCCGCCACCACCACCGCTCCGCTGCCGGCGAAGAAGAACGGCAGCGCGCGCCGCAGCGTGGGCGCGGGCGCGCGAGTCACATCGAGGATGAAGCGCGCCGACAGCGGGCCGAGCGCCGCCCAGCCCAACGACGACAGCCGCAAGAGTCCGAGCGCGCGCTCGGGGGAGTCGGTCGTGGTCCACAACAGCTGGCAGCTGGCCCAGATCGCGCCGCTGTACAAGAGCATGGCCGCGGAGCGGTTGCCGCGGTCGCCGGGGTCGCGCGCCACGATC
Protein-coding sequences here:
- the pstA gene encoding phosphate ABC transporter permease PstA, whose protein sequence is MLWLSAGALAVSLLLVTGLVVLVAWNGLGYFWQSPLTEFELADGTRALGEIVEHQGDELRVHFGNRELGGADFRWLTPAEIRAQSRPAEALVLEREEWGRFYGFPVAIRRGDTALVDGTAAVIAALPEKLGEKRAEIEARLEPLRREIRGQNRAIEAGAREGRDVSQLRARYEVSAAELAKRESEVMGDVLVMRTADGSEKPIALAHVVRAVQANALGLSGELRLYVSRLGEFLFAEPRESNTEGGIFPAIFGTVLLVLLTSVAVSPLGVLTALYLREYAREGWLVRSVRIAVNSLAGVPSIVFGVFGLGFFVYGVGGLLDALFFANRLPTPTFGTGGVLWASLTLALLTLPVVVVATEEGLAAVPRIVREGSLALGATKVETLWRVVLPAALPGALTGLILAMARAAGEVAPLMIVGMVKLAPSLPLDGEFPYVHLERKFMHLGFHIYDVGFQSPNVEAVRPLVFATALLLILVVLCTNLTAILVRNHLRRKYAGSGV
- the pstB gene encoding phosphate ABC transporter ATP-binding protein PstB; translation: MQPARSPDLARLPEFEKAALRVRGLSLWYGETQALHDIELEVPERKITALIGPSGCGKSTLLRSINRMNDLVDGVRISGEILFHGANIFAPEVDVFALRRRIGMVFQKSNPFPKSIYENVAYGSRIHGLRQRSALDEIVEKSLVRAGLFEEVKDRLHESALGLSGGQQQRLCIARAIAVEPEVVLLDEPCSALDPIATQKIEELMQELKERYTIVIVTHNMQQAARASDYTAFMYLGSLVEFGETGEIFVKPRVRATEDYIRGRFG
- the phoU gene encoding phosphate signaling complex protein PhoU; translation: MTGKAEATIEGLRELVLRMGALAEAIFAKAVRVVHERDARLAAEVQRDDLELDKLDIEIDDAVLRALALQQPVAEDLRQVIAIKTMATDLERVGDISRNIARSGARLAERPRTDLPMRLEPLEREARGQLAAALDAFQDLNVVGAQAVLDGDDRLDRLQDNLVRDLIERIERDSTTSAQAVDVIFIAESLERIGDHATNVAEEVILVAEARNVKHAEKLARYARER
- a CDS encoding response regulator; translation: MSARVLVVDDEPDLLELVRVNLASSGYAVETAASGTDALAALRRAPPDVMVLDLMLPDISGTELCARVRADQRLTGLPIIMLTAKSEEIDRVVGLELGADDYVTKPFSPRELALRVRAVLRRRAPAGEDARVFEHGELRVDPDSHRASVSGREITLTAKEFQLLVALMGRPGRVMTRERLLDEVWGSDITVTSRTIDTHLKRLREKLGVAGDLIETVRGVGYRFAE
- a CDS encoding PstS family phosphate ABC transporter substrate-binding protein translates to MLRGRLALVFALGWCVLRAEGAQAAEAQVEAKIAAYQKVSGIAGNLSAIGSDTLNNVMSTWAEGFRKEYPSVQVQVEGKGSSTAPPALIAGTAQLAPMSREMKADELDAFEKKFGYPPTQIRVAIDALAVYVHKDNPLDKATLAQVDAVFSKSRRCGNPASIENWGDLGVKGGLASQPIRLYGRNSASGTYGYFKEVALCGGDYRDTVKEQPGSSAVVQGVTEDKQAMGYSGIGYKTAGVKTLSLAKDANSPYSTTEPEEVYAGKYPLARFLYVYVNRPPGKALDPLTLEFMRFALSHDGQEDVKKEGYLPLKAATVEQELAKLR
- a CDS encoding ABC transporter permease subunit, producing MTSRRRLWLDRAAAVVVRAGGILVVASLIAILVFLVLETAPLLRSASVSPLGALATPELAAGALVVEPRMSQLAAMGGDGHLRVYSLDGGETSLDVPAAAPARRVAPAGDSAFVALGEDGHLRVQPLEWNVRYGEGGRRVTPSAGPPVDLALDVPGDRVQAFAARAGAEQVTGAVALDDGTLAVVRKSVKVNAFSGEREEKSERFALSAAQPLAFLALDPDQRMLYGAATSHLYAWELGANGLSGPDVADAGVPVTALGLLVGGRSLVAGHQDGTLSVWFRLREGRARTELVRAHHFGSQGGEIRALAPSGRGRSFLALGSDGKLGLYHSTSERVLWRGDSGTPDARAVAFSTRGDRAFLARADEVRALSVTSLHPEISLSSLFGRVWYEDYPEPAFVWQSTGGTEEAEPKLSLTPLWFGTLKGTFYALFFAIPLGVMGALYTSQVMDPRLQRVVKPAVEIMASLPSVVLGFLAGLWLAPRLEHVFPGFLAAVCSAPLAALAAGALYAALPVRLTRRLPLGTEVALSAAVLLTCGWLCLRASPGLERLFFGGDFSAWLRTVTGATYDPRNAIVAGVAMAFAVIPIVFSIAEESLSNVPRTLSAASLALGATRWQTIARVVLPAASPGLFAAVMIGFGRAVGETMIVLMATGNTPLIDLSPFNGFRSLSANIAVEIPEAPQGATLYRVLFLSALLLFVVTFAANGLADVVRERLRRRYSGTQ
- a CDS encoding universal stress protein — translated: MQIKTILVPTDFSEHAEHAVSQAAALAKPFGASVHLLHVVQLPMLPANPEAPPIPITFWQEMRTNARARLVPIQKKIESQGVRCEIEVVEDIPGFAIAAAAERAHADLIVMGSRGLTGLKHVLLGSVAERTVRAAHCPVLTVKTADVRLRTILVPMDFSPAAQQALELAKSLAKTAGPAHLVLVHAYYVPVELEQYLVSHGDPFFERLAKGVTKDLEAILTGLSDAGISAEYAARPGVPETVILEVAREKKADLIAMGTHGRRGLKHLLLGSVAEHVVRGAEIPVLTVRERSA